From a single Bacteroidota bacterium genomic region:
- the atpB gene encoding F0F1 ATP synthase subunit A: MIRDFRKLLVICAVLLVSICLSTNSFASENQQDEHNSSHENVFDPGSFILDHIGDSYDWHILTYKETHVSIPLLIIVYSENSGFNVFSSAKFHHGHDSYNGFEIAHDGDYKGKVVEVLEDGSIVRPFDISITKNVLALLISLGLLLWIFLSVAKLYRNREGKAPKGIQSLLEPIIIFIRDDIAKASIGEKKYMKYLPFLLTLFFFIFLNNVLGLIPIFPGGANITGNIAITLVLALFTFAITTFSGNKNYWTHIINAPGVPWWLKIPIPLMPIVEIVGVFTKPFVLMVRLFANISAGHIIALGFFSLIFIFGNLSIYAGYGISVLSIAFTVFMTFLEFLVAFIQAYVFTLLSALYFGMAIEEHH, translated from the coding sequence ATGATTAGAGACTTTAGGAAATTGCTTGTAATTTGTGCTGTTTTGTTGGTATCTATCTGTTTATCAACAAATTCGTTTGCAAGCGAAAATCAGCAAGACGAACACAATAGTTCTCATGAAAATGTTTTTGATCCCGGTTCATTCATTTTAGACCACATTGGAGATAGCTACGACTGGCACATCCTTACTTACAAAGAAACTCATGTTAGCATTCCATTGCTAATTATTGTGTATAGCGAAAACTCTGGGTTTAATGTTTTTTCTTCAGCAAAATTCCATCATGGACACGATTCATATAATGGATTCGAAATTGCCCACGATGGCGACTATAAAGGAAAAGTTGTTGAAGTGCTTGAAGATGGCTCAATAGTTCGTCCCTTTGATATTTCTATTACGAAAAATGTGCTTGCTCTATTAATCAGTTTAGGATTATTGCTTTGGATATTTCTATCGGTAGCAAAACTTTACAGAAATCGCGAGGGCAAAGCTCCAAAAGGAATTCAGTCTTTGTTGGAACCAATTATTATTTTCATAAGAGACGATATTGCAAAGGCATCGATTGGCGAGAAAAAGTACATGAAGTATCTGCCATTTTTATTGACATTGTTTTTCTTTATTTTTCTAAACAATGTTCTCGGCTTAATACCAATTTTTCCGGGCGGTGCAAATATTACAGGAAACATTGCAATTACTTTGGTTTTAGCTCTGTTCACTTTTGCCATCACCACTTTTAGTGGAAACAAAAACTATTGGACACATATAATCAATGCTCCGGGTGTGCCCTGGTGGCTGAAAATTCCAATTCCGCTTATGCCAATTGTTGAAATTGTTGGAGTTTTCACCAAACCGTTTGTATTGATGGTTCGTTTGTTTGCCAACATTTCTGCCGGGCATATAATTGCATTAGGCTTTTTCAGCCTGATTTTCATTTTCGGAAACCTTAGTATTTATGCAGGATACGGAATTTCGGTTCTATCTATAGCATTTACGGTTTTTATGACATTCCTCGAATTTTTAGTTGCTTTTATTCAGGCGTACGTTTTTACATTGTTGTCGGCACTATATTTCGGAATGGCAATTGAAGAACATCATTAA
- a CDS encoding F0F1 ATP synthase subunit B, with the protein MQLIVPDLGLLFWMLVSFGIVLFVLKKFAWKPILGALKEREDSIESALESAENAKSEMKKLKADNEVIIVQAKEERDNLLKEARDVKESIIKDAKVKATIETDKLIETARVSIQNEKATAVVEIKNQVAELAVEIAEKILKKELADKKSQKEYIKELTENINLN; encoded by the coding sequence ATGCAATTAATTGTACCCGATTTAGGTCTTTTATTCTGGATGTTGGTTTCGTTCGGAATAGTATTGTTCGTTTTAAAGAAATTTGCCTGGAAGCCCATTTTGGGAGCTTTGAAAGAAAGAGAAGATTCTATTGAAAGTGCTTTGGAATCGGCAGAAAATGCAAAATCTGAAATGAAAAAACTTAAAGCCGACAACGAAGTAATTATCGTACAAGCCAAAGAAGAACGAGACAATTTGCTGAAAGAGGCACGCGATGTGAAAGAAAGTATCATAAAAGATGCAAAAGTAAAAGCTACTATAGAAACCGACAAGCTAATTGAAACAGCTCGTGTTTCTATTCAAAACGAAAAAGCAACAGCAGTTGTCGAAATCAAAAACCAAGTGGCAGAGTTGGCAGTAGAAATTGCTGAAAAGATACTCAAAAAAGAACTTGCCGATAAAAAATCTCAAAAGGAATATATCAAAGAATTGACAGAAAATATAAATCTTAATTAG
- a CDS encoding F0F1 ATP synthase subunit alpha: protein MADIRPAEVSEILKQQLENFKNEAELEEVGTVLQVGDGIARIYGLSNVQSNELVEFENGVKGIVLNLEEDSVGVVLMGSSQGIKEGDVIRRTRKIASIDVGEGMVGRVLNSIGNPIDGKGSIEGERYEMPLERKAPGVIYRQPVNEPLQTGIKAIDAMIPIGRGQRELIIGDRQTGKTAIAIDTIINQKEFYEKGEPVFCVYVAIGQKGSTVANIAKTLEEYGAMDYTVIVSATASDPAALQFYAPYAGASIGEFFRDTGRPALIIYDDLSKQAVSYREVSLLLRRPPGREAYPGDVFYLHSRLLERAAKVINSDEIAQKMNDIPPSIKHLVKGGGSLTALPIIETQAGDVSAYIPTNVISITDGQIFLESNLFNSGVRPAINVGISVSRVGGNAQVKSMKKVAGTLKLDQAQFRELEAFAKFGSDLDAVTMATLDKGRKNVEILKQPQYSPVPVAEQIAIIYCGTKAMLKKIPVDKIRNFEIQFIDTLKAKHSDTLKLLSEGKLNKEITDTLEEVANDMISKY, encoded by the coding sequence ATGGCTGATATTAGACCTGCTGAAGTTTCAGAAATTTTGAAACAACAATTAGAGAATTTTAAAAACGAAGCCGAATTAGAAGAGGTTGGTACGGTTTTGCAAGTTGGCGATGGAATTGCCAGAATTTACGGTTTGTCAAACGTGCAGTCTAACGAATTAGTAGAATTTGAAAACGGTGTGAAAGGCATTGTTCTGAACCTTGAAGAAGACAGCGTAGGAGTTGTTTTGATGGGATCTTCCCAGGGCATCAAAGAAGGTGATGTAATCAGACGTACCCGAAAAATTGCCTCCATAGATGTTGGCGAAGGAATGGTAGGTAGAGTTCTCAATTCTATTGGAAATCCTATCGACGGCAAAGGGTCAATTGAAGGAGAACGTTATGAAATGCCACTTGAAAGAAAAGCTCCAGGAGTTATCTATCGACAACCGGTGAACGAACCTCTTCAAACAGGAATTAAAGCTATTGATGCAATGATTCCGATTGGTAGAGGACAGCGTGAACTTATTATTGGCGACAGACAAACCGGAAAAACTGCAATTGCAATTGATACTATCATAAATCAAAAAGAATTTTACGAAAAAGGTGAGCCTGTTTTTTGTGTATATGTAGCTATTGGTCAGAAAGGTTCGACGGTTGCAAATATTGCAAAAACTCTGGAAGAATATGGCGCAATGGATTATACTGTTATTGTTTCGGCAACAGCTTCCGATCCGGCAGCACTTCAGTTTTATGCACCATATGCAGGAGCGTCGATAGGAGAATTTTTTAGAGATACCGGTCGTCCTGCTTTGATTATTTACGATGATTTGTCGAAACAAGCAGTTTCTTACCGAGAAGTTTCCTTGCTCCTTCGCCGTCCACCTGGACGGGAAGCATATCCTGGCGATGTTTTTTATCTACATTCAAGATTACTCGAAAGAGCTGCAAAAGTTATAAATTCCGATGAAATAGCTCAGAAAATGAATGATATACCACCTTCCATAAAACATCTTGTGAAAGGTGGCGGATCGCTCACAGCTTTACCAATTATTGAAACTCAGGCTGGCGATGTTTCTGCATATATTCCTACAAATGTGATTTCGATTACCGATGGACAGATATTTTTAGAGTCCAACTTGTTTAATTCAGGGGTTCGTCCTGCAATTAATGTTGGTATTTCTGTTTCTCGTGTTGGGGGAAATGCTCAGGTTAAATCAATGAAAAAAGTTGCCGGAACGCTAAAATTAGATCAAGCACAATTTAGAGAATTAGAAGCATTTGCAAAATTTGGTTCAGACCTCGACGCAGTTACTATGGCAACTCTCGACAAAGGACGAAAAAATGTTGAAATTCTTAAACAGCCACAATATTCTCCGGTTCCGGTTGCCGAACAAATTGCAATTATTTATTGCGGCACAAAAGCAATGTTGAAAAAAATTCCGGTTGATAAAATCCGAAATTTTGAAATACAGTTTATTGATACTTTAAAAGCAAAACATAGTGATACTCTTAAATTACTGAGTGAAGGTAAATTAAACAAAGAAATTACCGACACGCTTGAAGAAGTTGCAAATGATATGATTTCTAAATATTAG
- the atpE gene encoding ATP synthase F0 subunit C — protein MLTLTSILLAVANVAIAKMGAGIGAGIAVVGAGIGIGKIGGSAMESIARQPEAVGDIRSNMIIAAALVEGVAFFAIVVCFLILFV, from the coding sequence ATGTTAACATTAACAAGTATTTTATTAGCTGTAGCAAATGTAGCAATTGCAAAAATGGGAGCCGGTATTGGAGCAGGAATTGCAGTTGTTGGTGCAGGTATTGGCATCGGTAAAATCGGTGGTAGTGCTATGGAATCGATTGCTCGACAACCAGAAGCTGTAGGAGATATTCGCTCGAATATGATTATAGCCGCTGCTTTAGTCGAAGGAGTTGCATTCTTTGCTATAGTTGTTTGTTTCTTAATTCTTTTCGTTTAA
- a CDS encoding rhomboid family intramembrane serine protease, producing MNIVDEIKNSYKNSDVLIKLIYINLAIFLSVHILEIIITIFNISPDREISIIYWFAVPSSIEALAKVPWSIFTYMFLHENFIHILFNMLWLFWFGKIFLIYLSEKQLLGIYIFGGLSGAVLYIISYNIFPGFEQQYLSSVALGASASVMAVIVAISAYAPNYTLNLMFIGNVKIKYIALSAFVFTSLLDFSVNSGGKIAHIGGAILGYYFIVSLKKGKDFTKGINRFFDKIIRYFDKKPKITYKNVRKMTDEEYNQDKAKQQEVIDKILDKVAKSGYSSLSQKEKDILFRASDK from the coding sequence ATGAATATTGTTGATGAAATTAAAAACAGCTATAAAAATAGCGATGTGCTTATCAAGCTGATATACATAAATTTAGCTATTTTTTTATCTGTTCATATTCTCGAAATAATTATTACGATTTTTAATATTTCGCCAGACAGAGAAATTTCTATAATTTATTGGTTTGCAGTTCCTTCTTCGATAGAGGCACTGGCTAAAGTCCCATGGTCGATTTTTACATATATGTTTCTGCACGAAAATTTTATACATATTCTTTTCAATATGCTATGGCTTTTTTGGTTTGGAAAAATTTTCCTTATTTATTTAAGCGAAAAGCAATTGCTTGGAATATATATTTTTGGCGGACTCTCAGGTGCAGTTTTGTATATTATTTCATATAATATTTTTCCCGGATTCGAACAGCAATATTTAAGTTCGGTAGCATTGGGAGCCTCAGCTTCTGTTATGGCTGTTATTGTTGCAATATCAGCTTATGCACCAAATTATACTTTAAACTTGATGTTTATTGGCAATGTGAAAATAAAATATATTGCACTTTCAGCTTTTGTATTTACTTCACTTTTAGATTTTTCAGTAAACTCGGGTGGAAAAATTGCACATATTGGCGGTGCAATTTTAGGCTATTATTTTATTGTTAGTTTGAAAAAAGGAAAAGATTTTACGAAAGGGATAAATAGGTTTTTCGACAAAATTATTAGGTATTTCGATAAAAAGCCAAAAATTACATACAAAAATGTTAGAAAAATGACAGACGAAGAATATAATCAAGACAAAGCAAAACAACAGGAAGTAATTGACAAAATTCTTGATAAAGTAGCAAAATCGGGATATTCGAGTCTTTCGCAAAAAGAAAAAGATATTCTTTTCAGAGCAAGCGACAAATAA
- the atpH gene encoding ATP synthase F1 subunit delta encodes MNQGKISVRYAKALFLLAKEKKSINSVNNDISFVFSLGKTISEFKLLLESPIINTSQKIKITEKIFKGQISELTHSFLNLVLKNKREMYLIDISRNFLDLVKKEKGIKTAFLTTAFSIGEEQSSEIKQIIEKHFKSKIEFNEQINDKIIGGFVLRIEDKQYDSSVSTKLKRIRTELVNTTFEKKFIQTV; translated from the coding sequence ATGAATCAAGGAAAAATTTCTGTACGATATGCAAAAGCTTTATTCTTATTGGCAAAAGAAAAAAAGAGTATCAATAGCGTAAATAATGATATTTCTTTTGTCTTTTCCTTAGGAAAAACTATAAGTGAGTTTAAGCTACTTCTTGAAAGCCCCATTATAAATACTTCGCAAAAAATAAAGATTACAGAGAAGATTTTTAAAGGACAAATTTCAGAATTGACTCATTCATTTCTGAATCTTGTTTTGAAAAACAAAAGAGAGATGTATTTAATTGATATTTCAAGAAATTTCTTAGATCTTGTAAAAAAAGAAAAAGGAATCAAAACTGCATTTTTGACCACAGCATTTTCCATTGGCGAAGAACAAAGTTCCGAAATAAAACAAATAATTGAAAAACACTTTAAGTCTAAAATTGAATTTAACGAACAAATTAATGATAAAATTATTGGCGGATTTGTTTTGCGAATTGAAGACAAACAATACGATTCGAGTGTTTCAACTAAATTGAAAAGAATAAGGACAGAATTAGTAAACACTACTTTTGAAAAGAAATTTATTCAGACTGTGTAG